The DNA sequence CCCGTACGTCAAGGGGATCGCCCGGCAGCGGCAGATCCTGCGCGAGGCGCCGGCCGCCTCCTCGACGACCTCGCCGACGTGACCGCGCACACCGCCAGGACGCCCGGCCTGGTCCGGCTCTTCCTCGAGATGACCGCGGCCGACCCGGAACACGCGGCCCAGTGGCTGCTCGATCCGTCGATCGACCTCGAGGACGACCTCGGCCTCGCCCGGGTCCTGCAGGCGGCCCGGTGAGCACCCCGCCGCCGGGCTTCGTCCTGCTGGAGTCGTCGCCGTTCGTCGCGCTGGTCGGGCCGATCCACGTCAACGACGACGGCGTCCTCGGGGTCCACGTCCGCGAGGAGCACCGCAACACGCTCGGCACGGTCCACGGCGGCTTCCTGATGACGCTGGCCGACATCTCCGCCGGCCGCACCGCGCGCCACGCGATCGGTGAGGGCGCGGTGGTCCGCACGGTCAGCTCCACGGTCGACTTCCTCTCGCCGGCCGCGGTCGGCAGCTGGCTGGAGGTCGAGACCACAGTGGACCGCGTCGGCCGGCGCGCGGTCTTCACGTCCTGCCGGGTGACGTCGGCGGGAACGACGGTGGCGCGGGCGAGCTT is a window from the Amycolatopsis sp. NBC_00355 genome containing:
- a CDS encoding PaaI family thioesterase: MSTPPPGFVLLESSPFVALVGPIHVNDDGVLGVHVREEHRNTLGTVHGGFLMTLADISAGRTARHAIGEGAVVRTVSSTVDFLSPAAVGSWLEVETTVDRVGRRAVFTSCRVTSAGTTVARASFVLLRSQ